The following is a genomic window from Halichoerus grypus chromosome 5, mHalGry1.hap1.1, whole genome shotgun sequence.
ggatgcagagaaaggggaaccctcctacactgttggtgggaatgcaagctggtgcagccactctggaaaacagtatggaggttcctcaaaaagttgaaaatagagctactctacgacccagcaactgcactcctaggtgtttaccacaaagataccaatgtaatgatctgaaggggcacatgcaccccagtgtttatagcagcaatgtccacaatagccaaactgtggaaagagcccagacacccaacgacagatgaatggacaaagacaatgtggtatatggggacgcctgggtggctcagtcagttaagcgtctgctttcagctcaggtcatgatcccagggtcctgggattgggtcctgcatcgggcgggggcctgtttctccctctgcctgccgctcccccgcttgtgctcttgcGCACATGCGCACACTCGCTCATTtgctcactctctgacaaataaataaataaatcttaaaaaaaaaaaaagatgtggcatatacacaatggaatactactcaaccatcaaaaaaaccgaattcttgccacttgcaacaacgtggatggaactagcgggtattatgctaagtgaaataagtcaatcagagaaagacaattatcatatgatttcactcatatgtggaatttaagaaacaaaacagaggatcataagggaagagaggaaaaaataaagacaaaatcagagagggagacaaaccgtaagagactcttcatcatagtaaacaaactgagggttgctggaggggagaagggtagtaggatggggtaactgggtgatggacattaaggagggtatgtgatgtaatgagcactgggtatcctataatactgatgaatcactgacgtctacctctgaaaccaataatacattatatgttaattaactgaatttaaattttaaaaaagatatctgcaaaaacaaacaaacaaaacaacaacaacaaaaaaaaactgcgCCTGTGCTATAGGATCTGAAAGCTTTCATTTAGGTCCACTAAGGGTTTTTCCGTGGATTAACTTGGCTATGTCCTTCCGCAGTAGCCCTTTAGACATTCTCTCCTATATACACCACTTTTAGAAATTCTGGCCCATACCCAGTCACCTAGGCTCAGAATTCTGTTACCGAGCCTTGTGAGTCACCAGATTATCTACTTTTTCTACCATTTTATATAACCAGAATGACCTCTAAAACCTACCCCTTTGCATGGGAGCTACAGGCTCCCATAGCACTGAAAATTCCCCTTCCGTAGTGTAAGTAATGAAGACAGACCTAGACCAGGAATCAGACTGAAGTCTAGTTCTGGCTTTGTACTGAACAGACATGTAAGGCAGTACTGCATAGGAttctagagccagactgcctgattCTGACACCCATCTTCACCACAGCTATGTGACTCAGGCAGCTTCCTGATCTCTCTGTGCTTTAGTCTACCTCACTACTGAGAGGTGAATTAGAATAGTTCCtaccttatagggttgttgtgtggtttaaatgaattcataaaagtaaaaaattttaaatagcacCTGGAAGATACACACAGTAAATGCTAAATGCTGGACATTATTTTTGGTAGTGATGGTATTCTGTTATTATCATCAGTTGTTATTATGTGCATTTCATCAGCAAGTTATAGATGTCTTAAAGCTGGGAGTTACACAATATTGTAGAAACTTAAGGATttgtttaaatgttctttttaaagatttatttgagagagagcgtggcGTGTGCACGCatgaacaggggcagagggaggagacaagcagactccctgctgagtggggagcccaacgcagggctcgatcccaggaccctgagattactacccaagccgaaatcaagagtcggacacttaaccgactgagccacccaggcgcccctgtttaaaTGTTTCCGTCATTTCCTCTGCTCTCTTTCAAGAGATTTACATAGTGTGCAGACTACATTATGGCAGTCTTGTgccatttcttatttattcaaatCACAATAGCCACAAATTTATCAACTCCTTACTGTAAGTCAAGAAATGTgctaacatacacacacactttctcatttaatcctcataaaaacctTTGAGGCATGTATTACGTACACTATTTTCAAAAAGGGGACTGAGTTTCAGAAATATCAAGGACTTGCCGATGGTTATGCTTTCtcctttctggaatgttctgcactcctcacccccaccctccagtgGAGTAAACTCTTGCTCAGTCTTCAAGAGATCAGACATCACCTCTTTCGACAAACCTTCTCTGCTATCGGCagatactatatatactatatattcttGCTTGCCTCTGTCACATTAtaactatttatttatgtctttatttgtTTGTGTCCTCCAGAGTTCCAAAGGTAGGGaatagttttgggttttgtttttaaagaagaaaaagttgacAATGACCCAAAAGACACAATCTGGGAAATACTAATTAATTAGTGCTAAGTAATAAATGCCAACTGGCTAATGATTTTGCCAACCTTCAGCTTGTCTGCTTTAGCCCTCATTTCCAGAAGCTTCTTCTCTCTGGCATCGATCTGCAACCCTTCATCACACCAGTTCACAGCCTCAGCAAAGTTTTTCAGTTCCAGATGGCATAAGGCACCTGTAGAACCCAGAACCCTTAGAATACGTGGACAATATGCATGGGAAGAGCTCTCCTTGAGCAGgaaccacccccccacacctaTCCCCAACCTCCACCAGCTACCAGCCAGCATTCTAAAGAGACAACAGATGATTAAAGCCCCTTCTACTGCATTCCCCAGACAAGGAAGAATATTTTTTGTATCTTAGAGCAGAAAGATCTCTAGGGCCCATTCAGCTTAAAACCCCTGTAAGCCTCCCTGACATTAAGGGCTTTTAAAGTAGGGAAGGCTACAACTTAATGGCAAAGAGCACAGGGTTTAGAGTCAGACAGATCTGGGCTGGAAATCTGGCGCTATTGTTTACCAACTAGGCATTAGATAAAATACTGATCATCTCCAAgcttcaggttcctcatctgcaaatcaGAATAAAGTCCATCTCAGATATttaatagagacagaaaacagaactgACCTCAGCCATTCATCAAAGCAGTGGCAAGACCAAAGACATTAGGTCTCTCCTAAAATTGTTCCTAATGGCTTCCAGGTTAAGCTGCCTCTCCTCTCACCATGTTTATTCTTCTCCAGTTAGCCTCTTTAGACTTTCCACAGAATTTCCAAATATCAGAACTGTAAGGGCTTAGATGTCAACAGAATCCAACCTCATCTTCCAGAGATGAGCAAACTGACACTCAGAGTGGGTATCTTGCCAAGGTCACATGCTGAGGTAAAACTGACAATTCAAGATTTATAGACGCCAGCTTGTCCCAATTCCACAGGACTACACTGACTTTACTTGCCAATCTTTGAACAGTACCTTCGTTCCCTACAGCTGAGGGACGTGGATCTACCTATACAAACCCCTAACTATGCATACCTAAAGATGCATAACTTTGGTAAAGCATTTGGCTTATGATAAAGCAGTCGATCGTGGGGCTATAAGGAAGATTAATATGTGATGAATAAATTAAAGTTTACAAAGCACCTCTAAGCTTCTCAAAGAAAAGGTAAAGTATAAAAGTAATATAAGCACTATTATTACATAGAAAGGTCAGaccacaaaagaaaatataatctggGAACATCTCAGCATCAGAGTTATCAGCAAAGGTCCCATAACTTATCTTTTAATTAACATGGCATTTGAAGATCTCGCCTTTCAATTagctaatttggaaaaaaaaattagaatgtggCTTTTGGAactgctttattttaattaattttattgctAATTTAAAATGAGGAGTTTCAATTTCTCTACAAATTCTTAGAATATAAAGGGTTATATTATTCTCtgggaaattcttttaaaaatggcatgTTGCTATTGATAAGGACCAGGAACTTAATATCAAGATTGCAAAAATAAGGTGACTTCATTAGTATGTTAGCACCTTAATATCGAAACTTAAAATGCCTCAACTTTTGGTGCAGTGAGTGCCAACTTTTCCATAAGGACAACCATACCGTAGTTCTACAATACTTACCTCTTACTATTGCTTTGAGGTGGCAGGGTTTTAGCTTTCTGGCAGCTGTCACATCATTGAGAGCAGAACGAAAATTGCCTAACAGGCACCGTTtagtaaaagagaaaacaagactGAGATcagaatatttgcaaaatttcATGTGTAGAGACATAGACATTCTTGTATAGTCttagagaaatataaatcagagcaatagtttttagaaaaaaataatagttgtgCTCATCAAGTCTTAGAAATATTTGTAACACTAGAAGCCCACAGAACAACTATAAATGGCTAgcaagcccatgaaaagatgctcaacatcaccactgactgaagaaattaaaattaacatggaactggtaaaaattaaaaacaggtaaTATCCAGGATGGGTGAAGACATGGGAAAAGGGCACTCTTAAGGGTAAATCAGAGAGCAAATTAGCATGCACTTGTGCGTATACTCTGACCCAACAATATTCTTCTAACAACTTATCCTTAAAAATACCTGGACAAATATGTAAGGATAAATGTGAAAGCATGTCAACTGCAGCATTAGTTTTAACTGTGAGTTGTGAAACACTGGTGATACCCTAAATATCCTCAATGTAGTAATGATTAAATGAACTATGGTAAATCCACACGACTAAATactatgcaaccattaaaaaggGTGAGATACATGTGCACGTAAAAGGTGTGACAGGATGCCTGTGTTTTAACTGGTGGTTCTAGGTGTATAATGTCAATGtgtaaaatatcaatattttttgtaaaacaaaCCAATCTAAATATACagacatatgtacacacacatatatatttgtaaaaaaaaaaggtgcgtaggggcatctgggtggctcagtcagtgaagcgtctgccttctgctcagggtcctgggatcgagcccacgtccggctccctgctgagcggggagtctgcttctccctctccctctgcccctccccccaacttgtactcactctcttaaataaataaaatctttaaaaaaaaaaaaaagtgtgcaatCAAACACACTGTTATCCAAACTAGAAGGGCATGAGGTAGATTTTCACTTTCTAGTTTATACTGTAAATATTACTTAACAGTTTggtatttacttattattttcacTTCTAAAAATCTAGTGCAGAGGTCAgctaaatttttctgtaaagggccatatagtaaatattttaggctttacaggCCACATATGGTCTGTTAcacattcttctttgttttacaatcctttaaaaatataaaaggcattttTAGCTCACAGGAGGCCAGGAATCCAGATGTGGCCTGTGAGCCATAGTTTGCCAAATCTGGCTTCAGCCTTAAGAATAATCAGAATTCGTAGGAAAACTTTATCACTAACTGTGTTCATtactgcattattttaaaaaacctaaaagcAGCTGTATACTCAATAACAGCAGAACAGTAAAGCCAACTGTGTAAACACTGGTATGTCCAAATGATGCAACTTTATGTAGCTATTAAAATAGTATTCAAAAATATCTTGACAGGTGAAattatttatgttataaaattaagtgaaaagaaCTGAATACAAAACTGGAAGAACAGCATGATATTaactatggaaaaaaatgtatataaaagagATCCAAAGACTTCTGGTTAAGGGTGGTAGACTGAACGTAAGGATTTAACTAAACCTCCACTACTCTCCCCCTTCCCCGCAAAATGCCATAAACCCACAGAGACAAGAGTAAGAACACAGAACACATTTTAAAGCTCGAAAACAAAGGGACAATGGTTAAATGACTAATCAGGCCTAAGAAAACTGAATTCTAAGCCAGCAGAGGGAAAGCCCCAAAGCTGTCAAGTTGTACTGCATAACCTAAAAGTACCCAGGACTAAGGAACTGACAGCACCGGGTACCTTCTGGAAGTGTGGGTAAAGGTTTTTTCCATTTAGTGCACTTGGAATCAAACCTGATTCTGCATACTAATCCTAGCACTGTGCACCATTACACAGTTCATTTTACTAAATTTACTGTACTTTACTTCAGTTGTGTACTCTGCTGACTAGGGATAAAGCTGTTAACCTCACCTACCTTACATAGGTGCTGTGAGGTCAAGAGGGATAACAAATGTGAAAGTGCTCTGTGAGCTGTACCGGTGCCATCTCATTTAAGGAATGGCTGTGATGATTATGCCTCCGCTCCTCTGGCATCACACACACGGTTTTCTTCTCGCAAGGTGCTTCTTCTGGTCTGATTAGCCCTACAGTCTTTAAGTTCCCCAAAGAAAGGAACTATGTAGCTGTTGCTCACAGTGCAATGCCTAGCACACaataaatgctttatatatatatatattatatatatatattttaatatatacatatattatatatatatttttaatatatacatatattatatatatatattttaatatattatatatatttactgattgaataaagaaatgaacGAAACTCCTTCTGGAAAAGGCCAGATCTTACTCATCTCTGCGACACCACTGCCTAGCACAGAACAAGAACTCGAGTTCATCTGCTGAAGAAAATGTATTCCTCCAGAAGTTAGAAGAATGGGTTTCTAGTCCAAGTTCTCGCACTTATCAGAGGGACCCTCTCTGGGCCTATGTAAAATGAAGGGGTTGGTTGGCCCAAATAATCTCTAAAGTTCTATACCACTCTTActatttagaattttataatGAAACATGCAAAAGGAGACAACCGTTGGAGCAGACTATGGTTGGGGAGAAACTCTGCTCAAATGGTGATGAGTCCCAGCAGACTCATCCCAGCTAGACTGCAAGTCTTATTCTCTACCAGCCCCTCAGAGGCCCCAGGTCTCCTTAATAATGAGTGTTTCCCAAAGTCACGTGTGCAGAAGAGTCCTGCATGTTAGTTAGTGTTACTTGAAAAGGGGGCTTACAAAACTTAAGAATCAAAGGGTAAAGTTCTTTGCTGCAGGTCATCTCAGCATCTTTAACATACTATGCACTGCAATCTCCAACAAAGCAGCAGCACTTTCCAAAGAATATTTTTCACTTCAGGTCCCACAGAATACTCTTTGAAAAATTCTCCCTTTAAGATAGTTTCTCTCACACAAACATCTCTTTGCTTGAATCCTTCTAGCATCCTTCAGAAGAGGGTAAAAggccaaaaaccaaaaccaaaaacacattttttttttaagagaaaagcatttgggctaaaaaaaaatctcagatcaTACCAATTCATGTATTAAGGTATGTGGCATTTGGTTCAGAGAGTAAGAATTATACAATCTATCTGGTTTCCCTTTTCAGCCAGTCTACCTGGAAGATCAGTATTCAATTAGAGTAAACTAGCCTAGCTTTCTGGGATAAGCAGCTCTTCCTCTGACACTCTCAAACTCTGCACTAGCCATCATAATGGCTTTTATCATAAGTTAATTCTTTAGAAAGCActaaataatagaataaattaCCTAGATAGTACTGTGCTGCTGCCCGGTTGGTATAAAGGACAGCATTCAAATCAGGGTCTGtgcatttcttctttaatccttCAGTGTACGAAATCACAGCttttttatagtctttttctttaaagtaatcATTGCCCTCATCCTTATAGGTCTTGGCCTGTTCTGcaaagaagagaataaataatcactatttcctatttttttaaagtctcattaAAAATAGATTCTAAATCATACAATAATGTTACATATGataaaccaaataaaaagaaaccaataaaGGAAACTCCAAAATTAATCCTGTAAAACTGGGTATCAACATGGAGAAGCAAAGTCATGTGTACTTAATGCTACAATCAATTTCAAATATCTTACAAGGTAGATTGGATCCTTACCAAAAAAAgatgcataaagaaaaaaagtatatttatccTACCTcttgaaggactttttttttaattactgaagaaatagagggaaattatacttctgtttttgcttatattttattccCTGGAATGCAAATTCCCCTCTCCTCACCTTAGTAAGAGCTTACAAAATTGTTAAGAATCAGTTCAGATTTCCAATCCATTGTGAGCCCATTCCTACCTCCCCCACTTCAGTGTTCCCGCCGCACCTAGTACATAGCCACATGTTGGCACTTACCACATACACAAGGGACAATCTGGCTATCCACTGgagcatgagattttttttttaaatggagcatGAGACCTTTGAGGGCAATCTTACTCATCCCTTTATCCCCAAAGCCTAGCATTTAGTAGGTatgggcgggcgggggggggggggttgtataTGTGGAATAAATAGTGACGAGTTAGCCCAGGCTAACTACTTCTTGTTATCAGAAACTTTCTGACTCGCTCTTTACCTCAATTCAATGGAGACACAAAACAAATATTAGACTCATGTAAGATACCTTCTGGAGATCGCTCTTCATCAAAAATAATTGACTGAAGGCAAGCCAAGTCAGGATTCTCATTGGGATCAATTTCAGATGGCGCTTTCTTCATAAATAGGGGGACCTTTTCAAATTCCTGGAGATGAAGAGAAGAATGAACTATAGGAATAAGATTTTCCACAGGGTAGATCCAATTCCACATCTCTGTATCAAAGTTTTCTCTCTCATCATGATTTGCAAGTCATGGTTAGCTATCTCTCTCCCtatccaggcctcagtttcccaagtGTAAGATGAGAGCGCAGGGCAAGGGTCTCTAACGATTCTTTCGGTGCTCACACTCTTCCAAGGGCGGTGGGAATCACCATTAATGGAACGCTCTTATGTTCCCGGCACTTCACCCACCATATCCCTTCATTTTCGCCGCAATGCTACGAGACTGTGGCTCTAGTTAGggaaattttacaaatgaggacacgggctcagagaagttaagtaactgagCCAGCAAATGGTGGAGtctcaggtctgtctgactccaaaacctagACTCCTAAATGTACTGGCAGCTGAAGACTGCCCTCAAAACCCCGAGTCCCATTTTCTAACAGTCCCAGGTGGAAACCACCTTTCCGCTGGCAGGGCCGGGGGGACCGGGGGTGCGGGAGGCGCCCGCCCGCCCCAGGCGTCGGGACGACGCCCCCACACACGTGCGGGGCCCCGGGCCGCCCACCTCCTCCCACTGGTCCTCGTGGAAGCCGCCACGGTAAGGCTGGCTCTGGAACTTTTCTAGGAACGAGTCCATGGCATCTTCGCCGGCGGCGTCCGGGTCAAGTAGCTCCATGGCGACTCCTCAGCTCTCCCGCCACGGTCAGGGTGGCGAGAACCGCGCGCCCACTTCCGGCAGCGCGGGTGCCTTTCCCTCAGTCCTCCGGGCCGCGCCCGCCCTCGAGCCTCGGGTTCCGCCCTCCTGGGGCCCGGCCGCCGGCTCCGCCCCTCCCCGGCCAgcaccgcccccgccccgccctcccctcAACGGGccaccgccccgccccgccccgccccgccccgcccccgagTGTTTGGGGTGGTGGATAAACCCGGCGC
Proteins encoded in this region:
- the TTC4 gene encoding tetratricopeptide repeat protein 4 translates to MELLDPDAAGEDAMDSFLEKFQSQPYRGGFHEDQWEEEFEKVPLFMKKAPSEIDPNENPDLACLQSIIFDEERSPEEQAKTYKDEGNDYFKEKDYKKAVISYTEGLKKKCTDPDLNAVLYTNRAAAQYYLGNFRSALNDVTAARKLKPCHLKAIVRGALCHLELKNFAEAVNWCDEGLQIDAREKKLLEMRAKADKLKRTEQRDIRKAKLKEKKEQNQNEALLQAIKARNIRLVSEAAGWDEDSDSEGLGELFLDGLSSENPYGARLNVDEQGRLSWPVLFLYPEHAQSDFIATFHEDSRFIDHLMVMFGETPSWDLERKYCPDNLEVYFEDEDGTELYRVPLKSTLLQVLQHPRYFVKALTPAFLVCVGSSAFCRNYLQGRKVHQVK